The Colius striatus isolate bColStr4 chromosome 19, bColStr4.1.hap1, whole genome shotgun sequence nucleotide sequence CTGTGTGCTTCAGTGCCTTGTGTGCAAGGCAGACAAGCAGCTCTTACTGCCTGGAGATGGAAACAGGACTGTGTCTGGCTTGCATGCAGCAGCCTTCCTCACCCTGCCTGGAGAACTAGGCTAGTCCTTGTGCTCCTTGGCACTGTGTCCATGGGAGGCtcccaggagcagggagctggggagagctctGTGATTCCTCCTCTGGAAAGCTCTCAGTTGGGATCTTGAGCTGGTGCTGGCTCTGGACACTAGGTCCAGGCTCTCAGAGATAAGCATGCTTGTGCTGGAGTGTGCAAAGCGAGTGGCAGAGGATCTTGAGCTTTGTGTGGGCTTTGTCCTGGCTGCCCCTTTCCCTTCTGGCTCTGTGGAGCCCCAACGTTTGTCTCACAAGCAGATGTTGCTGGGGCATGGGTGAGCAAAGCCCTACCACAGGCACTGGTGCTCCAGACCTGAAGAGCTGTGTGTCAGTGATGAGGAGAGGGCAGGAGAGCAtgtgtgcagccccagccccagcagtggccTTGGCTCACAGAGGGCACAGGATGGCTGTTCCCACTGTATGTATTCATCACCAAACTGGTCCCATTTCTCCACACCAGTTCCCTACCCCAGTGTAAATAAGAACTCACCAGCAACCTGGTCTGGAGGGGCTTGAAAACACTGTTGGAGTGCTgggagaagctgcaggaggaggaggagttgaGCAGCCTCTGCACAAGCCTCAGGCAGGCACTGGGATCGCTGGAACCAGTGATGTTGAAGAGCTCCTGAGGGCCAGGGATGCTCCCTgtggcactgctgccagcacaagCCCCAGTGTGCACTGACTGCCACTGCACCTCCTGGGAGTAGGTGAGGGGCCAGCAGGGATTAGACACAGTCTCAGCACTTCTCTGATCCTGGAGGAAGAACAAAAAGGACAGAGGCAGCAAGAGAGGAGGTTGCCATCCCAGGGCTCCACAAAGGAAGACAAACTGTAACACAAGGAAGAACAGTTGTGCTCTGGCACCACAATGCTGTAAtccagcagcaggctgcaaaTGCTTTGCCAACCCTGATCTCAGCTGCTCAACTACAAGGCCCAGAGtgatgctgcagctcccagccctgcagaggtCAGGGCAAGCTGCAATgactggagctgctgtggggcccccagccccatcctctTTGCCCTTAGAGCAGCAATACAGTTTCAGTGAACCCTTTACTCTTCCTGACTGCAAGAAAGAAGCTGTTCTGGTCTGGTCTCTGCCTTTCAGATGGCTCAGCCCCTCAGGAGTCAGTGGTTCTTAGCTCTGAGCATTCCCCAGTGTAAGTTGGGGTGAAGTGGGTCTCCATGTGGGACCTTCAGGTCTCAGATAAGGGCAGCTGTGGTTTGTAGGGTGGCAAGTGGATGGGCAGAGAGTTTGTTGCTGAAACATTCAGTTTTGGTGGAGACTGGAACCATTCCTGAGTTTGCATCAGGTTCTGCACAGCCCCCAGGGGAAAGAACCAAAACACCTGCATGGTCTCAAGATGGACTCATTGTTCTTTTAAAGGTGCTGCAGGGTTAAAGTCAGCAAAGGAAATACCCCAAAGGGAAGGTCCCACTTGGCTCCTGCgtgctgctgctcaggctgCTTTAGAAGGGGACTCAGGATGGAGGAGCAGTGCAGAGGATCCAAGGGATGTCTTTGCCTGTCTCCACCTTGAAGGTGATCTCAGCACTTCTGGAGTGCAATGTTGTGCTCATATTTATTGGGTAAGGAGCCAAGCAGAGTCTGCAAGCAGGAAACACTTCAATGGGTGTCTGTGCATCTGCTTGGagggtgctgctgtgggcacACAGACTCCTACAAACACCCTGGGCTTTCCCAGCCACGTGCAATCACTCTCTGTTCAAGGCAGGGACTGACACTTTGCCCCCTGAGAAGCTACACTCTGTGCAACTGCCCTTTAGTGCTGGTGTATCCAGGACCCTTGCAGATGCCCTCGTGGCAGACACTCACCTGGATGAGCAGGGAGAGCAGGCTGCTGCGGAGCCGCCGTGTGCCGTGGCAGGGGCAGTGCCAGGTGACCACGCTGTGTGTCTGCCCATACAGCTGCAGCCTCACTCTCTCTTTTGGGACCTGGTTCTCCTCTTCTGCCTTGGAAGTGAGCTGTGTGGATGTTCCTCCCACAGACAGGACTCCTGCCATCCCCTTCCTGGAGGGGATTAATTCTCCTTGCCAGTTGTACTGACccaaaaagaagcaaagagatCAGTTCTTGAGGCTCCTCCAGCTGGGTGGCAGCCACGTGCATTAGGGCACAGGGGGAAAACAGCTTTCTGATACAGAACAGCCCAGCTTGGGTTTTGCCCACAGGCCATAGGGATGCTGAAGTGGTGGCTTTGGAGCAAACAGAGTTGTGCAAGCATTGGCATGTGCTCAGAGAGCTCCCCACAGCAAACAGGGCTCAGCACCCTGGGTGGGTGGCTGCTCTAGGCTGGGGTCTcagcaggcaggagcaagggagagggtggtggtggggaacAGGAGGGAGGTTTGGAGGTGGGCAGGTATGGGCTTCAGGTGCTGCCTTGATGCTAAAGTGATGCTCCTGTCACAGGAACTCTGTGGTTTCACCTCCTGCAGTCTGGCAAGGCTGGAGTTGGCAGTGCAGGCAGGAACCTTCGTGTGGGTGTCCCTGgctctgtccctggctgggGGAGGCTGTATTGCTGCAGCAGGAATAGCAATTCCCTACCCAGTGCATGCTTACTGCTGGTTAGCAGAACTGCCTTTCACTTCCCTGATGTGGAATAACTCAAGCTAACCCACCTTTCTCTTACCCTTTGAGTTCTTGAGACCCTTTGGCTTGAAAAGCCAGGGGTAGAGCAAGAAATCAGAGTGCCCCCTGAATACAGACCAGGTCCCTGTCCTGGAGACAGCCAGCTACAGTCTCATGAGCCTCTCAGTGGCAGGAAAGGAGCTTTGGCAGCAAAGgtctctttttctctgcccaCCATCCTCAGGATGATGTGTGGGGCAGCTGGACTCCAGGGGCAAtcccacagcaccccacagccagcagcaatgTCTGTTTGAGCTTGAGCTGCAGGGTTCTTGTTGGCACCCCAGGGCCAGGCTGTGTAAGGTCATCTCTCAGCATCTTGCAGGTGTTGCCCAGAAAGCCTCTCATCTGCTGGGGCAACACATGAAGATGTGTGAGGGACACATGAACCATGAAGGGCTATGTTGGAGGTTTGGGTCTTCATCTCCCATTGTGTCCCCCCACCAGCTGGCTCTGGGTACAACCTGCCTCCTCTGGCAGGCAATGCAACCTGTGCTTGAGCACTGTTTGAAGTCCAGGCTCCTGACAATCCCTCCACAGGCTGTTTGCTGGTGAGAGttgctcagctcagctctggacACCCTTTTTCAGGGTTATCCTTTACCTTGAAGAAGTTTTCCAGGACATAGTTAACAGCAACCCAGTTGAATGCCTCTTTGTCTGGGCTGGACAGGAGCTGTGTCCCCTGAAAGCTGAAGGGAGAGGACTTCAGGGTCACAGTCAGGGCTGCAAGGAGACCTTCAGGAAGGATGGGATGGCTgaggctgaagagaaaaagaaggcacATGTGTTGTTACAGAACcctgccaggagcagcctgCAGTGGGGGCACAGCTGCCAGGCTCCTGCTGTGCTCCCCTATTTGTGTAGCAGCTCAGAGACACAATGACAAtccccctcctgctgctgattCCCTGTCCCCAAGCAGAGGGATGAACTGCACAGTTGTGCCACTGTTCATGAATTTAGGAGTCTGGTTCCTTCTGCCCCTGAGGGAATCCTGTGCCTTGTCCCACTGAGCTGCTCCCCTCCACACCTCCCATTTCCCCAGTGTCTAAAAGGAGATGAAGGTCCCAGTAATCAGGTGCTGAGAACAGGGCCCCCAAGAGCCTGTGATAACCTGGATTCTCTCCCCACCATTCCCAGGCTGCTGGCAAGAAGCCCCCTGCAAACCCAACTGAGCTGGCACATGGACTGAGGCCAGTTCAGCTCCCAGGCTGACAAAGGGCTTTCCCAAGCACTGATGGTGAAGCCCTGACTGTGAAGGAGACTTCAGAGACTGGTAGCAGTAGCAAGAGCATCATCCTCACAGCTGCTTGAGGGGACATGTATGGAGACACAGCCACACTGTGCTCCCCTTGAGTAGGACTCTGGGACCTCAGCAAGGTTTCCCTGAGCAGCAGATTGGGGATGAAACAGAGCAGACAGGGTGGGATGCACACACAGAGTGATGGGAGGGATGTGTGATGATCTCTGCACGTGGGTTTGCAGCATTCACTCACTTCAGCTGCCTCATGCTGGTGGTTGCTCCCAAGTAAAGAGGGGtttggctgtgctgctctgctgggatCTGTTTCTGGGCCCAGTTCAAACATGGCTCCAAGCTCTTCACTACTTTCTGAGGAGAATCTGAGTAGCTGGAGACTCCCAGACCTGAGGAGCAGGGGTAAGAATGACATTTCATAAGGAAACTTATAGAAGAAGGAGAGGTTGGTGCCTTAGGGCATGGTTGAAGACAGGACCTGGCAGAGCTGGAAGGAAGGACTTCCTCCACAGAGCTAAAATCCTGCTAAAatggggcactgggagcaaaGCACATGCACATGGAAATCCCAGACTGCACTGagagctccagctctgctgctgagacATCCTCTAAATgatcagctctgctgctgagacATCCTCTAAATGATCAGCTATGAGCCacatggctgctgcagcagatgaGGCCACCGAGGAGCAAACGTGGCTTTAGCTGCTGGAGGAGATAAGCAAAGGGCCAGActggcaggcaggcagagctgaggctgaTGTGTCACCTCCAGCCACTTCCCCTTGTGTTGGTGGAGGTGGCTTTTAAGCCCTGTGCCTGCTTCTGCTCTAAAGGaagctggtgctgtgctgagaGGAGCTGTGTGCAAGCCTTGCCTCATCTTTCCAGCAAGGCTCAATGGGGTCCTTAATGCTGCCTTTGAACTGCTGCCCAGACAGAACCTCACTTCCCCATCCTCTGGCCCACTCATCTTCCTGGCTGTGACTCCCTCACCACGTGCCTTGCTCTGCTGGGCCCTGTGTAGGGCTGGGGGGCAGCTTGCCTGTGGCTGCTCAAAGGCTGTGACtgtgctgcagtgcagacaGGGGACTGGCTGAGAAACCTGCCTGGacctcttgctgctgctggcaaaCAGCTGTActgagctccagctgctgctttcaacCCATCCAGTGAACGTGGCAGCAGTCAAGGGGCACAGAGAAGGTTTCAGGGAGCCCTTATTGCATCTTCAGTGTGTGGTTTGTGTTGCAAAGGGCACAAAGCCTCTTCCCTGCTCGACGTGCAGCTgccctcccacagcacactgctGCTGAGAGTTCAGGGcttcccagcaccctgctgtAATCAGCCTCAGACATCAAAGAAGATGGAGAGATAGGGAAGGAAAACCCCAAGCATTAATGCATGAAACCCTTTCAGCTGGCTTTGGCAGAGCCAAATGGATCCAAACTAGTGAGGAAAGCTCCAATAAGCTCTAAATTGTGACACCTAAACCCCAGCTGAACTCATGTTGTTGCTATCGAGTCCCACAGAGGTGGTTGGAGTGTTTGTTGGCATGGAGCTACAGCCCTTCCTGCCCAGAGCACAGATCCCAGCAGTCACCCTGCAGCCACATCTGCCTCTGTTGCTCTCAGTGTCTCACCTGgctgagcagctcagcagccttGGCTCTGCCATAGATCCACGTGGCCATCGAGACGAGCTGCACCCTCTCTATGTgcttccctgctgcagcagcccaaaCTGCCCatcacctgctgctgctgagggctcTCAGGGCCAGCTGGGTATGGCTGCATCTGCCCACCTCCAGAAGACCCATGCTGAAAACCAGCAGCTTGTGCTGCACTGTCACCCTCCCTTTCAGTGTGCAGCTAGATGCTGATGGAGCCAGGGAGATTCCAGCCACGCTCTGTGCATCCAACCATCTCTGGGTTTGCATCCACCCCCTGCCAGTCCCACAGAGAAGAGTCTCACAGAACATGAATCAAGCCTCTTACCTTgcacagggcaggagctgcattCCCTGATCACCCCAGTCTCGTTTGCCTTGGTGCTGCTCCACTGGTAGATGAGCAGGATGGAGCGGGATGGGCCAGCATCCACAATAATGCCATACTGGAAAAGCCCCAAAACACTCCAGGTAAAGCCCATGAATGCTGCTTGGTGACTGTGGGGTTACTCAGCAGTGGGGAGGTGTTGTGGCTAACAGTGGGCCTGCACTGCAGTGCCTGAGCTGGCTTTTTCCATTCAAAGCAGGGTGAAGCCAGAGGCTGATGTGGATTTGCAGGGAACCATCTGCA carries:
- the LOC104555293 gene encoding ectonucleoside triphosphate diphosphohydrolase 2; protein product: MSWRELLPPWLVIVAGLTGIVLLCVSTKDVPVPPLRTKYGIIVDAGPSRSILLIYQWSSTKANETGVIRECSSCPVQGLGVSSYSDSPQKVVKSLEPCLNWAQKQIPAEQHSQTPLYLGATTSMRQLNLSHPILPEGLLAALTVTLKSSPFSFQGTQLLSSPDKEAFNWVAVNYVLENFFKYNWQGELIPSRKGMAGVLSVGGTSTQLTSKAEEENQVPKERVRLQLYGQTHSVVTWHCPCHGTRRLRSSLLSLLIQDQRSAETVSNPCWPLTYSQEVQWQSVHTGACAGSSATGSIPGPQELFNITGSSDPSACLRLVQRLLNSSSSCSFSQHSNSVFKPLQTRLLVTSEAMDFMRETVLSPDLGQAVNRLCGMSVQELVQESQTSLDTLADYCTVSAFIFHLSTKGYTLDWAGSAWAAFQKKMGDASSGWTLGYLLNLTNTIPQDSPRVLKGIEPGVWCLLLILFVVLLTGCFMRISYRVMLQENSLSTRNSSVFDDN